A DNA window from Halostella salina contains the following coding sequences:
- a CDS encoding SPW repeat protein gives MADSPGRDTTGERTETTDDRTAEDRHADDGRHVDLRGSKLLAGFASLVGAWLAVSPFVYGDAAGISLEAAGWNNVIVGAAIFLVAGYNYYRMSNGLNVSEAAAGLVALLGLWLIVAPFVVFDVSTGMLSSTAVSGLVVAAIGAYNAYRGREARDRPAAARAT, from the coding sequence ATGGCAGACTCACCAGGCAGAGACACGACCGGCGAACGGACGGAAACGACCGATGACCGAACGGCCGAGGACCGACACGCCGACGACGGGAGGCACGTCGACCTGCGCGGGTCGAAACTGCTGGCCGGGTTCGCGTCGCTTGTCGGGGCCTGGCTCGCGGTGTCGCCGTTCGTGTACGGCGACGCGGCCGGCATCTCGCTGGAAGCGGCTGGCTGGAACAACGTGATCGTCGGGGCGGCGATATTCCTCGTCGCCGGCTACAACTACTACCGGATGTCGAACGGTCTGAACGTGAGCGAGGCCGCGGCCGGCCTCGTCGCGCTGCTCGGCCTGTGGCTCATCGTCGCGCCGTTCGTCGTCTTCGACGTGTCGACGGGGATGCTGTCGAGCACGGCGGTCAGCGGGCTGGTCGTCGCGGCGATCGGTGCGTACAACGCGTACAGGGGACGCGAAGCCCGCGACCGGCCGGCGGCCGCCCGGGCGACCTGA
- the mtnP gene encoding S-methyl-5'-thioadenosine phosphorylase — protein MIGFMGGSGIYDALPLSDVREEDVTTPFGDPSAPITVGDLAGEEVAFLPRHGRDHQFSPTEVPYRANIHALKQVGVDRVLSSNAVGSLREDLPPRTLVVPDQTFDRTKHREPTFFGDGLVSHMEFAEPYCPHMADHLVESAEAAETDADVEQGGTYVCIEGPQYSTKAESEFYKAQGWDVIGMTTIPEAKLAREAELCYATITGVTDWGVWKGETDDRLAEVLENAAANEEAIKAIVEHAIRTLPDERDCGCGSALEGTLNTPAEAVPDDTRERLDLLVDDYL, from the coding sequence ATGATAGGCTTCATGGGCGGTTCCGGCATCTACGACGCGCTCCCGCTCTCGGACGTGCGGGAGGAGGACGTGACGACACCCTTCGGCGACCCGAGCGCGCCGATCACGGTCGGCGACCTCGCGGGCGAGGAGGTCGCGTTCCTGCCGCGGCACGGCCGCGACCACCAGTTCTCCCCGACGGAGGTACCCTACCGCGCGAACATCCACGCGCTGAAGCAGGTCGGCGTCGACCGCGTGCTGTCGAGCAACGCCGTCGGCAGCCTGCGCGAGGACCTGCCGCCCCGGACGCTCGTGGTGCCCGACCAGACGTTCGACCGCACCAAGCACCGCGAGCCGACCTTCTTCGGCGACGGCCTGGTGTCGCACATGGAGTTCGCGGAGCCGTACTGCCCGCATATGGCCGACCACCTCGTCGAGTCCGCCGAGGCCGCGGAGACGGACGCCGACGTCGAGCAGGGCGGGACGTACGTCTGCATCGAGGGGCCGCAGTACTCGACGAAGGCCGAGAGCGAGTTCTACAAGGCACAGGGCTGGGACGTGATCGGGATGACGACCATCCCGGAGGCGAAACTCGCCCGCGAGGCGGAACTGTGCTACGCGACGATCACCGGCGTCACCGACTGGGGGGTCTGGAAGGGCGAGACCGACGACCGCCTCGCGGAGGTGCTGGAGAACGCCGCCGCCAACGAGGAAGCGATCAAGGCGATCGTCGAGCACGCCATCCGGACGCTGCCCGACGAGCGCGACTGCGGCTGTGGCTCCGCGCTGGAGGGCACGCTCAACACGCCGGCCGAGGCGGTCCCCGACGACACCCGGGAGCGACTCGACCTGCTCGTCGACGACTACCTGTAG
- the ppsA gene encoding phosphoenolpyruvate synthase: MPVLSLEAIGAGDVDTVGGKGASLGELTGAGLPVPPGFVVTAGTYRTFIEEAGIDEEIFEAVDVDVEDSAALSAAADRAQELIRNAPFPDHLRSEVLEAYSGLGDGDAFVAVRSSATAEDLPDASFAGQQETFLNVTGEALLERVRECWASLFTQRAIYYRQNQGFDHSAVNIAVVVQRMVDAEKSGVMFTSHPSTGDPRMIIESAWGLGEAVVSGSVSPDNYVLDRESGTVEEATVAEKKVMHVRDDDTGETVERPVPEDRRNQRVLSDAELDRLRELGERVEDHYGTPQDVEWAIYDGEVYMLQSRPITTIDDGEIGEVDGSQMDDGMEPESDAQATDGSGVVESAGEDGGADDGGILVQGLGSSPGTASGAVRLVGKLDELDKVGEGDIIVTEMTTPDMVPAMKRAAGIVTDEGGMTSHAAIVSRELGVPAVVGSGNATTVLSDGREVTIDGDKGAVREGRSAAESGDEREPIEDARPETPVKPMTATEVKVNVSIPEAAERAAATGADGVGLLRIEHMILSLGKTPKKYVADHGERAYVDEIVDGVQRVADEFYPRPVRVRSLDAPTDEFRELEGGEDEPDEHNPMLGYRGIRRSLDTPEVFKHELTAFRRLYEMGYDNLEIMFPLVNDAEDVLRTKRLMEEAGIDPDKRTWGVMIETPASALGVERMAEAGIDFASFGTNDLTQYTLAVDRNNGNVADRFDELHPAVLELIGKTIETCREHDVATSICGQAGSKPEMVQFLVDEGVSSISANIDAVRDVQHEVKRVEQKLMLESVR, translated from the coding sequence ATGCCAGTACTGTCTCTGGAGGCGATCGGGGCGGGCGACGTCGACACCGTCGGCGGCAAGGGTGCGTCGCTCGGCGAACTGACGGGCGCGGGACTCCCCGTCCCGCCGGGGTTCGTGGTCACTGCGGGCACGTACCGGACGTTCATCGAGGAAGCCGGGATCGACGAGGAGATCTTCGAGGCCGTCGACGTGGACGTGGAGGACTCGGCGGCGCTCTCGGCGGCCGCCGACCGCGCGCAGGAGCTGATCCGGAACGCGCCGTTTCCCGACCACCTCCGGTCGGAGGTACTGGAGGCGTACAGCGGGCTGGGCGACGGCGACGCGTTCGTCGCCGTCCGCTCCTCGGCGACCGCCGAGGACCTCCCCGACGCCAGCTTCGCGGGCCAGCAGGAGACGTTCCTCAACGTCACCGGCGAGGCCCTGCTGGAGCGCGTCCGGGAGTGCTGGGCGTCGCTGTTCACCCAGCGGGCGATCTACTACCGGCAGAACCAGGGCTTCGACCACTCCGCCGTGAACATCGCGGTCGTCGTCCAGCGGATGGTCGACGCCGAGAAGAGCGGCGTGATGTTCACCAGCCACCCCTCGACCGGCGACCCGCGGATGATCATCGAGTCGGCGTGGGGGCTCGGCGAGGCGGTCGTCTCCGGTTCGGTGTCGCCGGACAACTACGTGCTCGACCGGGAGTCGGGGACCGTCGAGGAGGCCACCGTCGCCGAGAAGAAGGTGATGCACGTCCGCGACGACGACACCGGCGAGACCGTCGAGCGCCCGGTGCCCGAGGACCGCCGGAACCAGCGGGTGCTCTCCGACGCCGAACTCGACCGCCTCCGGGAACTGGGCGAGCGCGTCGAGGACCACTACGGCACGCCGCAGGACGTTGAATGGGCGATCTACGACGGCGAGGTGTACATGCTCCAGTCCCGCCCGATCACCACCATCGACGACGGGGAGATCGGGGAGGTCGACGGGTCCCAGATGGACGACGGCATGGAGCCCGAATCCGACGCACAGGCGACCGACGGAAGCGGCGTCGTCGAGAGTGCTGGCGAGGATGGCGGCGCGGACGACGGCGGCATCCTCGTCCAGGGGCTCGGCTCCAGCCCCGGTACGGCCAGCGGCGCGGTCCGGCTCGTCGGCAAGCTTGACGAACTGGACAAGGTCGGCGAGGGCGACATCATCGTCACCGAGATGACGACGCCGGACATGGTGCCGGCGATGAAGCGGGCGGCCGGCATCGTCACCGACGAGGGCGGGATGACCAGCCACGCCGCCATCGTCTCGCGCGAGCTCGGCGTGCCGGCGGTCGTCGGCTCCGGCAACGCGACGACGGTGCTGTCGGACGGCCGGGAAGTGACGATAGACGGCGACAAGGGCGCGGTTCGGGAGGGACGGAGCGCCGCCGAAAGCGGGGACGAGCGCGAGCCGATCGAGGACGCGCGGCCGGAGACGCCGGTCAAGCCGATGACCGCGACGGAGGTCAAGGTGAACGTCTCCATCCCCGAAGCGGCGGAGCGCGCCGCAGCGACCGGCGCGGACGGCGTCGGCCTGCTCCGGATCGAGCACATGATCCTCTCGCTGGGGAAGACGCCGAAGAAGTACGTCGCCGACCACGGCGAGCGCGCGTACGTCGACGAGATCGTCGACGGCGTCCAGCGGGTCGCCGACGAGTTCTACCCCCGCCCCGTGCGAGTGCGGTCGCTCGACGCGCCGACCGACGAGTTCCGCGAACTGGAGGGCGGCGAGGACGAACCGGACGAGCACAACCCGATGCTCGGCTACCGGGGCATCCGCCGGAGCCTCGACACGCCGGAGGTGTTCAAACACGAACTGACGGCGTTCCGACGGCTCTACGAGATGGGGTACGACAACCTGGAGATCATGTTCCCCCTCGTCAACGACGCCGAGGACGTGCTCCGCACGAAGCGACTGATGGAGGAAGCGGGCATCGACCCGGACAAGCGGACCTGGGGCGTGATGATCGAGACGCCCGCCTCGGCGCTGGGCGTCGAGCGCATGGCCGAGGCCGGCATCGACTTCGCCAGTTTCGGCACGAACGACCTCACCCAGTACACGCTGGCGGTCGACCGCAACAACGGCAACGTCGCCGACCGGTTCGACGAACTCCACCCCGCGGTGCTGGAGCTCATCGGCAAGACGATCGAGACCTGCCGCGAGCACGACGTTGCGACGAGCATCTGCGGGCAGGCCGGCTCCAAGCCCGAGATGGTACAGTTCCTCGTCGACGAGGGCGTCAGCTCCATCTCCGCGAACATCGACGCCGTCCGGGACGTGCAACACGAGGTCAAGCGCGTCGAGCAGAAGCTGATGCTGGAGTCAGTCCGGTAG
- a CDS encoding PhzF family phenazine biosynthesis protein produces MDTVRALQVDAFTDEPLTGNAAGVVPDASGLVAEQMQAVARELAVSETAFLLPSDDADRRVRYFTPTQEVDLCGHATVAAHAHLYADGAIAAGTHTLETNVGVLDIDVTDDGAVWMTQDTPTVRPVDADYDRLADALDVPVGALQDVGADMPTAVASTGLPFLVVPVNFLEHVGDADPDMAAVEAICDEYDATGLYLFTFDALSGDATLHARMFAPGAGVPEDPVTGTASGAAGAYLREVSAFDGELPEEMTFEQGHFVDRPGHVRVRVGDSVRVGGDAVTALDGTLSVPDADEDEILEA; encoded by the coding sequence ATGGACACCGTGCGCGCGCTGCAGGTGGATGCGTTCACCGACGAGCCGCTGACTGGCAACGCGGCGGGGGTCGTCCCCGACGCGTCCGGGCTGGTCGCCGAACAGATGCAGGCCGTCGCCCGCGAACTCGCGGTGAGCGAGACGGCGTTTCTCCTGCCGAGCGACGACGCCGACCGGCGGGTGAGGTACTTCACGCCGACGCAGGAGGTCGACCTCTGTGGCCACGCGACGGTCGCCGCCCACGCCCACCTGTACGCCGACGGGGCGATAGCCGCCGGGACCCACACGCTGGAGACGAACGTCGGCGTCCTCGACATCGACGTGACCGACGACGGGGCGGTCTGGATGACACAGGACACCCCGACCGTCCGGCCGGTCGACGCCGATTACGACCGGCTCGCGGACGCGCTCGACGTGCCTGTCGGCGCGCTGCAGGACGTGGGTGCTGACATGCCGACGGCGGTCGCCTCGACGGGCCTTCCGTTCCTCGTCGTCCCGGTGAACTTCCTCGAACACGTCGGCGACGCCGACCCGGACATGGCCGCCGTCGAGGCGATCTGCGACGAGTACGACGCGACGGGGCTCTACCTGTTCACGTTCGACGCGCTGTCGGGCGACGCGACGCTCCACGCCCGGATGTTCGCGCCGGGCGCGGGCGTCCCGGAGGACCCCGTCACCGGCACCGCCAGCGGCGCGGCCGGGGCGTACCTCCGGGAGGTGAGCGCGTTCGACGGGGAACTCCCCGAGGAGATGACCTTTGAGCAGGGTCACTTCGTCGACCGCCCGGGGCACGTCCGGGTGCGCGTCGGCGACTCGGTCCGCGTCGGCGGCGACGCGGTGACGGCGCTCGACGGCACGCTGTCGGTGCCGGACGCCGACGAGGACGAGATTCTGGAGGCGTAG
- a CDS encoding DUF7537 family lipoprotein yields MRWKRAAAVGLVVSMVLLAGCSGIFGGDATETPTSDTTAGEVTNDTPANATTPPGVAGGELANATALTAAHNASLSGEAFALQITQRNRLSQGGQNVTTGADRAVAVGDDGRFVIRASNSRVNQTVWGNESVAVSRTVTGGEPAYETMDPDQLRPQLSGHLLLSNYLSAGSYEVASTETVDGETVTTLRSTGYTGSDAIGIDPANVSVYESTATVGPDGRVRELAVHLEGSSGGSNVTLDVRFELDADGSVDVSRPGWTDEV; encoded by the coding sequence ATGCGCTGGAAGCGAGCCGCGGCGGTCGGTCTCGTGGTTTCGATGGTCCTCCTCGCCGGCTGTAGCGGCATCTTCGGCGGCGACGCGACCGAAACGCCGACGAGCGACACGACGGCGGGCGAGGTGACGAACGACACGCCGGCGAACGCCACGACGCCGCCCGGGGTCGCCGGCGGCGAACTCGCGAACGCGACCGCCCTGACCGCGGCCCACAACGCCAGCCTCTCCGGCGAGGCGTTCGCACTGCAGATCACGCAACGCAACCGCCTCTCACAGGGCGGCCAGAACGTCACGACCGGCGCGGACCGGGCCGTCGCCGTCGGCGACGACGGCAGGTTCGTCATCCGGGCCAGCAACAGCCGGGTGAATCAGACCGTCTGGGGCAACGAGTCGGTCGCCGTGAGCCGGACCGTCACCGGCGGCGAACCCGCCTACGAGACGATGGACCCCGACCAACTCCGACCGCAGCTGTCGGGCCACCTCCTGCTGTCGAACTACCTGTCCGCCGGCTCCTACGAGGTCGCATCGACCGAAACGGTCGACGGGGAGACGGTGACGACGCTCCGGTCGACGGGGTACACCGGCTCCGACGCCATCGGCATCGACCCGGCGAACGTCAGCGTCTACGAGTCGACGGCCACGGTCGGACCGGACGGCCGAGTCCGCGAACTGGCGGTCCATCTCGAAGGATCCAGCGGCGGGAGCAACGTGACCCTCGACGTGCGGTTCGAACTCGACGCCGACGGGTCGGTCGACGTGTCGCGCCCGGGCTGGACCGACGAGGTCTAA
- a CDS encoding twin-arginine translocase TatA/TatE family subunit, translating into MALVTAPAFVGGLPGGPELVVILLIAVLLFGANKIPKLARSTGEAMGEFQKGREEVEQELEEMREGTTSTDSTESDDEFSSDDDSDFVDTEPVTSEDTDTNTDTTQ; encoded by the coding sequence ATGGCACTTGTAACCGCACCGGCCTTCGTCGGGGGGCTTCCCGGCGGGCCCGAACTCGTCGTTATCCTCCTGATCGCCGTGCTGCTGTTCGGGGCGAACAAGATCCCGAAGCTCGCACGGTCGACTGGCGAGGCGATGGGCGAGTTCCAGAAGGGCCGCGAGGAGGTCGAACAGGAACTCGAGGAGATGCGCGAGGGGACCACGTCCACGGACTCGACGGAGAGCGACGACGAGTTCAGCAGCGACGACGACAGCGACTTCGTCGACACCGAACCCGTCACCAGCGAAGACACCGACACCAACACCGACACGACGCAGTAA
- a CDS encoding redoxin domain-containing protein, with product MVETGDDAPTFTAPLANGDVDEFTLSAALDDGPVVLAFFPGAFTSVCTTEMCTFRDQLSAFEDIGADVYGVSVDSPFAQNEFREQNDLNFGLISDIDKEIIDAYDVRMDFADLGVHGVAKRAVFVIDTDGMVAYKWVSDDPGVEPDYDEVAAAAEDAA from the coding sequence ATGGTCGAAACCGGCGACGACGCACCGACGTTCACCGCACCGCTTGCCAACGGCGACGTCGACGAGTTCACGCTCTCGGCGGCGCTCGACGACGGTCCCGTGGTTCTCGCCTTTTTCCCGGGGGCGTTCACCAGCGTCTGCACGACGGAGATGTGTACGTTCCGCGACCAGCTGTCGGCGTTCGAGGACATCGGCGCGGACGTGTACGGCGTCAGCGTCGACTCGCCGTTCGCACAGAACGAGTTCCGCGAGCAGAACGACCTGAACTTCGGCCTGATCAGCGACATCGACAAGGAGATCATCGACGCCTACGACGTGCGCATGGACTTCGCCGACCTGGGCGTCCACGGCGTCGCCAAGCGCGCGGTGTTCGTGATCGACACCGACGGGATGGTCGCGTACAAGTGGGTCAGCGACGACCCCGGCGTCGAGCCGGACTACGACGAGGTCGCCGCCGCGGCCGAGGACGCCGCGTAA
- a CDS encoding HD domain-containing protein — protein MADTASDGNGRTYAPDADHAFPDDRLNAVLEFLDDDPEVQTYLDAQNVNPVQRKGYNDHGSKHISIVRNRALCLYDLLKEAGVPFNGAADQGLDEADESVIIALAATLHDIGHVVHRDSHAYYSIPLAADILDRILPEFYDTEDAVRVKGETLHAILCHHTSEDPLTTEAGVIRVSDALDMERGRSRMPYEMGGRGINTLSSQAIRNVSLQRGDERPVLVEIEMTNAAGVYQVDNLLKAKLRDSGLEDDVRIVAVNINEDTDQLVERIEL, from the coding sequence ATGGCTGACACAGCGAGCGACGGAAACGGTCGCACGTACGCCCCGGACGCGGACCACGCCTTCCCCGACGACCGGCTCAACGCCGTCCTGGAGTTTCTCGACGACGACCCCGAGGTGCAGACGTATCTCGACGCGCAGAACGTCAACCCCGTGCAGCGCAAGGGGTACAACGACCACGGGTCGAAACACATCAGCATCGTCCGCAACCGCGCGCTCTGCCTGTACGACCTGCTGAAGGAGGCGGGCGTCCCGTTCAACGGCGCGGCCGACCAGGGGCTGGACGAGGCCGACGAGTCCGTCATCATCGCGCTGGCCGCGACGCTGCACGACATCGGCCACGTCGTCCACCGCGACAGCCACGCCTACTACTCCATTCCGCTGGCCGCGGACATCCTGGACCGTATCCTCCCGGAGTTCTACGACACCGAGGACGCGGTGCGGGTGAAAGGGGAGACGCTCCACGCGATCCTCTGTCACCACACCTCGGAGGACCCGCTCACCACGGAAGCCGGCGTCATCCGCGTTTCGGACGCGCTGGACATGGAACGGGGGCGCTCGCGGATGCCCTACGAGATGGGCGGGCGCGGAATCAACACGCTCTCCAGCCAGGCGATCCGCAACGTCTCGCTCCAGCGCGGCGACGAGCGCCCCGTGCTGGTCGAGATCGAGATGACCAACGCCGCGGGCGTCTACCAGGTCGACAACCTCCTGAAGGCGAAGCTCCGGGACTCCGGGCTGGAGGACGACGTTCGCATCGTCGCGGTCAACATCAACGAGGACACCGACCAGCTGGTCGAACGGATCGAGCTCTGA
- a CDS encoding zinc-ribbon domain-containing protein — protein sequence MEAKRAVKWAGYYRGIATLSFIVGMGIAYFGLSSGLGEAISIVINNYPAQQQEAQEAANVPLAVGSLVVGVLVWQVGKAIGFYWTLSSAVDEATAGGAAEAAPAGAPRPEPAETEPAAGAAPAGGNARGPDDRSGFDEPSGGTTDTGGSSGGFDEPAGGPTDSTGETAAADRPGSDPAEPSDAGGPAGASSAGGPAEASDTGSSEESAGADSDTETRTGTPTSGDEGSTRTGTAPAEESSDQRTGTESGAADGSSSSASTATEPNDAGTDDTPEGVACPDCGYPNKDDVSFCMNCGAEL from the coding sequence ATGGAAGCGAAACGAGCCGTCAAGTGGGCCGGCTACTACCGTGGTATCGCAACGCTGTCGTTCATCGTCGGGATGGGGATCGCCTACTTCGGGCTCTCGTCGGGGCTCGGCGAGGCGATAAGCATCGTGATCAACAACTACCCGGCACAGCAACAGGAGGCACAGGAGGCGGCGAACGTCCCGCTGGCGGTCGGATCGCTCGTCGTCGGCGTCCTCGTCTGGCAGGTCGGGAAGGCGATCGGGTTCTACTGGACGCTCTCGTCAGCCGTCGACGAGGCGACCGCGGGCGGCGCTGCCGAGGCCGCTCCTGCCGGCGCGCCCCGGCCCGAGCCGGCCGAGACGGAGCCCGCCGCAGGAGCCGCGCCCGCCGGCGGCAACGCACGCGGCCCCGACGACCGGTCCGGCTTCGACGAGCCGTCTGGGGGAACGACCGACACCGGCGGGTCATCCGGTGGCTTCGACGAGCCGGCCGGTGGACCGACTGACTCGACTGGCGAGACGGCCGCCGCGGACCGGCCGGGAAGCGACCCCGCGGAACCGTCCGACGCCGGCGGTCCCGCCGGCGCGTCCAGCGCAGGCGGTCCTGCCGAAGCGTCCGACACGGGGTCCTCCGAGGAGTCCGCGGGAGCCGACTCCGACACCGAGACGCGGACCGGCACGCCGACTTCGGGTGACGAGGGGAGCACCCGCACCGGGACGGCTCCGGCCGAGGAATCGAGCGACCAGCGGACGGGCACCGAGTCGGGGGCGGCCGACGGCTCGTCGAGCAGCGCGTCGACGGCCACGGAGCCGAACGACGCCGGGACCGACGACACGCCCGAGGGCGTCGCGTGCCCCGACTGTGGCTACCCCAACAAGGACGACGTCTCCTTCTGCATGAACTGCGGCGCGGAGCTGTAG
- a CDS encoding phosphoribosyltransferase: MSDLPEDFDCTITNWEYIYGLCRDVSEEVREDEFEPDVIVALARGGWFAGRCICDFLGLNDLTSLKMEHYVGTAQKAGEPQVRYPMPEGSVEGKDVLIIDDIADTGGSIQRAYEYVNDRNPGQVRTATLQLLQSSEFEPDHVGERLEEWTWVVYPWNFIEDMVDLISGVMEQADQETFDREDIRHYLAEFHDVQRIEMEIAQPDRLDEVLAEMERRDVVEGEDGAWSLAE, encoded by the coding sequence ATGAGCGACCTGCCGGAGGACTTCGACTGCACTATCACCAACTGGGAGTACATCTACGGGCTCTGCCGGGACGTGAGCGAGGAGGTCCGCGAGGACGAGTTCGAGCCGGACGTGATCGTCGCGCTGGCCCGCGGCGGCTGGTTCGCCGGCCGGTGTATCTGTGACTTCCTCGGGCTGAACGACCTGACGAGCCTGAAGATGGAACACTACGTCGGCACCGCACAGAAGGCCGGCGAGCCGCAGGTCCGCTATCCGATGCCGGAGGGGAGCGTCGAGGGGAAGGACGTGCTGATCATCGACGACATCGCCGACACCGGCGGGTCGATCCAGCGCGCCTACGAGTACGTCAACGACCGCAACCCCGGGCAGGTCCGCACCGCGACGCTCCAGTTGCTCCAGTCCAGCGAGTTCGAGCCGGATCACGTCGGCGAGCGCCTGGAGGAGTGGACCTGGGTCGTCTACCCCTGGAACTTCATCGAGGACATGGTCGACCTGATCTCCGGGGTCATGGAGCAGGCCGACCAGGAGACGTTCGACCGCGAGGACATCCGGCACTACCTCGCGGAGTTCCATGACGTCCAGCGCATCGAGATGGAGATCGCCCAGCCCGACCGGCTCGACGAGGTGCTCGCGGAGATGGAGCGGCGCGACGTGGTCGAGGGCGAGGACGGCGCGTGGTCGCTCGCCGAGTAG